From a single Bemisia tabaci chromosome 10, PGI_BMITA_v3 genomic region:
- the LOC109042048 gene encoding uncharacterized protein isoform X1, giving the protein MGFDGAPLTKSGKKEFYPIMVGFLNVPSKKHVVFTAALYCSDVTLQNPKAIFKDFIPELNRLHKEGLLINGKHVKIKMAAYCMDAPAKALVLGINNHNAFSSCTRCKVMGKSYGKRRSYQAQNSARRLHQDWLAKSDDCFFSGENCLADINGIDFATEVVLDHQHLICLGVMKKLLVNFWVRGSHKNKFAKLSDHDLKRINQRISYLHDKKLFPQEFAKYPRTLAYVGKWKATEFRAFILYLGPVVLKDILNSKAYEHFMRFHTAITILLSEVLCNKQNIAFADQQLRLFVLEFAELYGEDYVSHNVHGLIHLAEDAVKFGPLDNVAAFRFENHLGYLVSLVNKPAEAVQQVFRRIDERDQSNFTPTAADTSTKPSFSMSHEGGPLAPKTSDPQYRTVRFPHFTLSIQRPGDQCFMSRNHKVILLSNIASSMKDGSPKIIGSDFSRKEDFYQDPVVSSSLGIQEVSCLSKKVTAYDVEDIFLKCVILPFFLDPNDPIGTKLVNEDGLRIIFPMVHLGRSE; this is encoded by the exons ATGGGATTTGATGGAGCTCCACTGACCAAATCTGGTAAGAAGGAGTTTTATCCGATCATGGTAGGATTCCTCAATGTCCCATCTAAAAAACATGTTGTTTTTACTGCAGCATTGTACTGCTCGGACGTGACATTGCAGAATCCTAAAGccattttcaaggattttattCCAGAGCTCAATCGTCTCCATAAGGAAGGCCTTCTAATCAATGGAAAGcacgttaaaataaaaatggctGCTTATTGTATGGATGCCCCTGCCAAAGCTCTAGTTTTGGGTATCAATAACCACAATGCTTTTTCTTCATGCACCCGCTGCAAGGTCATGGGCAAAAGTTATGGCAAAAGACGATCTTACCAAGCCCAAAATTCCGCTAGAAGGCTGCATCAAGATTGGTTAGCTAAGTCAGAcgactgttttttttcaggagaaaacTGCCTGGCAGATATCAACGGTATTGATTTTGCAACCGAAGTGGTGCTGGACCATCAACATCTCATCTGCTTGGGAGTAATGAAGAAATTACTTGTCAATTTTTGGGTCAGAGGTTCTCACAAGAACAAATTCGCTAAATTATCAGACCATGACTTGAAAAGAATAAATCAAAGGATCTCATACCTGCATGACAAGAAGCTGTTTCCTCAGGAATTTGCCAAATACCCAAGAACTCTGGCCTATGTTGGGAAATGGAAGGCAACAGAATTCCGagcatttattttatatttaggACCTGTGGTTTTGAAGGACATATTAAATTCGAAAGCTTATGAACACTTCATGCGTTTTCACACTGCCATCACAATACTTTTGAGTGAGGTCCTTTGTAATAAACAGAATATTGCCTTCGCTGATCAACAGTTACGACTGTTCGTTCTTGAGTTTGCAGAACTTTATGGAGAAGACTACGTATCGCATAATGTTCATGGGCTTATACATCTAGCGGAAGATGCTGTTAAATTTGGTCCGCTCGATAATGTAGCGGCTTTTCGCTTTGAAAACCACTTGGGTTACCTCGTCTCTTTAGTTAATAAGCCAGCTGAAGCAGTGCAGCAAGTTTTCAGGCGTATCGATGAACGCGATCAGTCCAATTTTACACCAACCGCAGCTGACACCTCCACCAAACCATCTTTCTCAATGTCTCACGAAGGAGGCCCCTTAgctccgaaaacttcagatcCGCAATACCGTACAGTTCGTTTTCCACATTTTACCCTCTCGATACAAAGACCAGGGGATCAATGTTTCATGAGTCGTAACCACAAAGTAATTCTCCTGTCGAACATTGCCTCATCGATGAAAGATGGATCTCCAAAAATAATTGGatctgatttttcaaggaaagaagaTTTCTACCAGGATCCTGTCGTGAGTTCATCACTAGGGATACAGGAGGTCAGCTGTCTCTCAAAAAAAGTCACTGCCTATGATGTTGaggatatatttttaaaatgtgtcatTCTGCCATTTTTTCTGGACCCAAATGATCCAATTGGCACAAAATTGGTTAATGAAGATGGACTACGCATCATCTTTCCGATGGTGCATCTGGGAAGGTCAG aataA